The bacterium genome includes a region encoding these proteins:
- a CDS encoding DUF4870 domain-containing protein, whose amino-acid sequence MSAEPPLPNQSDRILAALAYPIWIIALVIVLTDIKKDPFMRHHGWLALFWAIAWVILLFGWGIVASLPLLHWLFFFAPLLWPAFIISSIYYAIQTYNAKPFTIPIVSDWAQRYSM is encoded by the coding sequence ATGAGCGCTGAGCCCCCGCTGCCGAATCAGTCTGATCGGATCCTTGCGGCCCTCGCGTATCCGATATGGATCATCGCCCTCGTCATCGTCTTGACGGACATCAAAAAGGATCCGTTCATGCGGCATCACGGGTGGCTTGCGCTCTTTTGGGCGATTGCCTGGGTCATCCTTTTGTTCGGATGGGGGATCGTGGCCAGCCTGCCACTCCTCCACTGGCTGTTCTTCTTCGCCCCCCTCCTCTGGCCCGCGTTTATCATTTCGTCCATCTACTATGCGATCCAAACGTACAATGCCAAGCCGTTTACGATTCCCATTGTGAGCGATTGGGCGCAGCGGTATTCCATGTAA
- a CDS encoding kelch repeat-containing protein: protein MTRRAFLAGGVAWGWSGAALAGTPAANAATPSGRGRWLTKAPLSLARAEVGVATAGGKVYVLGGYAGGRVDQPFNQEYDAASNTWRDRAPMPRGLNHVVTVGFNGRVYAFGGFIEQNRNAVADANEYDVAQDRWRALAPLPQKLGAAAAVELGGKLHIIGGRDVVSVGVHQVYDPTTNAWAQRAPLPEGRDHLGLVVVGGRIHAIGGRFNTFEYNTSLHDMYDSSGDSWLPRAPLPTSRSGVAAAVLNGWIFVFGGERAGGVFSENEAYDPTTDRWTTMQPMLTPRHGTGAATVGNAICIPAGGLVNGGSRPSTVNEMFTLP from the coding sequence ATGACGCGCCGGGCCTTCCTCGCCGGGGGAGTGGCCTGGGGATGGTCGGGCGCCGCACTGGCCGGCACGCCGGCCGCGAACGCTGCCACGCCGTCTGGGCGAGGCCGGTGGCTTACCAAGGCACCGCTCTCACTGGCCCGCGCCGAGGTCGGAGTGGCCACAGCCGGCGGGAAGGTCTATGTGCTCGGCGGCTATGCCGGCGGCCGTGTGGACCAGCCCTTCAATCAAGAGTACGATGCGGCCTCAAACACATGGCGGGATCGTGCCCCCATGCCCCGCGGATTGAATCATGTCGTCACGGTGGGGTTCAACGGCAGGGTGTACGCCTTCGGAGGCTTCATCGAGCAGAACCGAAACGCCGTGGCCGATGCCAATGAGTATGACGTCGCGCAGGACCGGTGGCGGGCGCTCGCACCTCTTCCGCAGAAGCTCGGCGCCGCCGCCGCGGTGGAGCTTGGGGGGAAGCTCCACATCATCGGCGGCCGGGACGTGGTCAGCGTCGGGGTCCACCAAGTCTATGATCCCACGACGAACGCGTGGGCCCAGCGCGCGCCGCTGCCGGAGGGCCGCGATCACCTGGGGCTGGTCGTGGTGGGGGGGAGGATTCACGCGATCGGCGGCCGGTTCAACACCTTTGAATACAACACGAGCCTGCACGACATGTATGATTCGTCCGGCGATTCCTGGCTGCCGCGGGCTCCGCTGCCCACCTCGCGCAGCGGCGTGGCCGCGGCCGTCCTCAATGGATGGATCTTCGTGTTCGGCGGCGAGCGGGCCGGCGGCGTATTTTCGGAGAACGAGGCGTACGACCCGACCACGGACCGGTGGACGACGATGCAGCCGATGCTGACGCCTCGTCACGGGACGGGCGCGGCAACCGTGGGCAACGCCATCTGCATCCCCGCGGGAGGACTGGTCAACGGGGGGAGCCGCCCATCGACCGTCAACGAGATGTTCACATTGCCGTGA
- a CDS encoding VOC family protein produces the protein MSSRVASHAGTAFRLPAASVLRGLALRVRDLEAVLPFYSESLGMPVRKRDASRVELAPNGRALTLELVHDPGAPKHIHPSIGLYHFALLQPDRASLAAVIRRFLEAKRRIDGASDHGVSEAVYLRDPEGNGIELYRDRPKDAWSVGPSGVEMVTKPLDMAGLLRETEASGPLSPATRFGHIHLHVGDLAEGERFYAGGLGLDVTQRSYPGALFLSVGGYHHHVGLNTWAQGRRSPEGATGLMRYAWAIPADMLEPLRAHLRDRRVPFEDAGKAIAVTDPSGVRVDVLEA, from the coding sequence ATGAGCTCTCGAGTCGCTTCGCACGCCGGTACCGCATTCCGCCTGCCGGCCGCGTCCGTTCTGCGCGGGCTTGCGCTGCGGGTCCGGGATCTTGAAGCAGTCCTGCCCTTCTACTCCGAATCCCTTGGGATGCCCGTCCGCAAGCGGGACGCCAGCCGCGTCGAGTTGGCGCCGAACGGGAGGGCGCTCACGCTCGAACTCGTCCACGACCCCGGAGCACCCAAGCATATCCACCCGTCCATCGGGCTCTACCACTTCGCGCTCCTGCAGCCCGATCGCGCCTCCCTTGCCGCCGTGATCCGCCGGTTTCTCGAAGCGAAGAGGCGGATCGACGGCGCCAGCGACCACGGGGTATCCGAAGCGGTGTATCTCAGGGATCCTGAGGGGAACGGGATCGAGCTCTACCGGGACCGCCCCAAGGACGCATGGTCCGTCGGTCCCAGCGGGGTTGAGATGGTGACCAAGCCGTTGGACATGGCCGGCCTGCTCCGGGAAACGGAAGCGTCGGGTCCGCTTTCCCCCGCAACGCGATTTGGTCACATCCACCTGCACGTCGGGGATCTAGCCGAGGGGGAACGCTTCTATGCGGGCGGGCTGGGCTTGGACGTGACGCAGCGCTCGTACCCCGGGGCGCTGTTTCTCTCTGTGGGAGGCTACCATCACCATGTTGGCCTCAACACGTGGGCGCAAGGCCGGCGCTCACCAGAAGGGGCAACCGGCCTGATGCGGTACGCGTGGGCCATCCCGGCCGACATGCTCGAGCCGCTTCGGGCGCACCTGCGCGATCGCCGTGTGCCATTCGAAGATGCCGGGAAGGCCATCGCGGTCACTGATCCCTCGGGCGTCCGCGTTGACGTGCTCGAAGCGTAG
- a CDS encoding DUF1343 domain-containing protein gives MVRTGLEVFIRNPPAALRGKRVGLITNPSGVDPNFRSTVDLLAARRDPHLVALFGPEHSIRGNAGDTIPDTVDARTGLPVYSLYGDAKGPTPAMLDGLDALIFDIQDIGARFYTYISTMALAMKAAAGSGIRFVVLDRPNPLGGQMVGGPVLDPPWSSFIGMYPIPIMHGMTIGELAQLFNNEYGIGADLLVVPMDGWQRSMWFDDTELPWVITSPNIPHFQTAILYPALGPVGDTNLSVGVGTTKPFEFVGAAYAQPWRLRAALEARHPGGVAFREAYWRGAPCPSASGFEYGGVEIRVIDRTAYRPVHLMMQILDAVVRLYPDEFEWGAAHGDRYTFDLEMGTDQVRRDLTAGKVPQQIEADWQPKLTDFQRIRTQYLLYR, from the coding sequence ATGGTGCGGACGGGACTCGAGGTGTTCATCAGGAATCCCCCTGCCGCGCTGCGCGGCAAGCGTGTGGGGCTCATTACGAACCCGAGCGGCGTTGATCCCAACTTCCGGAGTACCGTGGACCTCTTGGCGGCACGCCGCGACCCCCATCTCGTCGCGCTTTTTGGGCCGGAACACAGTATCCGCGGAAACGCCGGCGACACCATCCCAGATACCGTGGACGCCAGGACTGGGCTTCCGGTCTACAGTCTCTACGGCGACGCGAAGGGCCCGACTCCGGCTATGCTCGACGGCCTTGACGCACTCATCTTCGACATTCAAGACATTGGTGCCCGTTTCTACACGTACATCTCAACCATGGCGTTGGCCATGAAGGCAGCGGCGGGGAGCGGGATCCGTTTCGTCGTCCTCGATCGGCCCAACCCATTAGGAGGACAGATGGTGGGGGGCCCTGTTCTGGATCCACCCTGGAGCTCGTTCATCGGCATGTATCCCATTCCCATCATGCACGGGATGACGATCGGAGAGCTGGCCCAACTCTTCAACAACGAATACGGCATCGGTGCCGATCTTCTCGTCGTCCCAATGGACGGCTGGCAGCGGTCGATGTGGTTTGACGACACCGAACTCCCCTGGGTGATCACTTCCCCCAACATTCCACACTTCCAAACGGCGATCTTGTACCCGGCCCTGGGGCCGGTTGGCGACACCAACCTTTCGGTAGGAGTGGGCACCACAAAACCATTTGAGTTTGTCGGCGCGGCCTACGCTCAGCCGTGGCGCCTCCGAGCGGCACTAGAGGCCCGTCATCCCGGGGGGGTCGCCTTCCGGGAAGCCTACTGGCGGGGGGCGCCATGCCCGTCCGCAAGTGGATTCGAGTACGGGGGCGTCGAAATCCGTGTGATTGATCGAACAGCCTATCGCCCGGTGCATCTCATGATGCAAATCCTTGACGCCGTGGTGCGACTCTATCCGGACGAGTTCGAGTGGGGCGCGGCGCATGGGGACCGGTACACCTTCGATTTGGAGATGGGCACCGACCAGGTCCGGCGGGACCTCACCGCGGGGAAGGTGCCGCAGCAGATCGAGGCAGACTGGCAGCCGAAGCTCACGGACTTCCAGAGGATCAGAACTCAATACCTGCTGTACCGCTGA